The DNA window CGGCTTCTTCTTCTCGTCAGCGACGAAGGGAACCTTGGGCTCCTTCACCTTGACGGTGGAGACGGCATCCTTGTCACCCTTGAACTTGCCCCAGTCGCCTGTGAGCTTGAGGAGGGCGGCAACCTGCTCGGTCGGCTGTGCGCCAACGGAGAGCCAGTACTGTGCGCGGTCGGACTTGACCTCGATGAACGAGGGGTTCTCGGTCGGGTGGTACTTGCCGATTTCCTCGATGACGCGGCCGTCGCGCTTGGTGCGCGAGTCAGCAACGACGATGCGGTAGTACGGTGCACGGATCTTACCCATGCGCTTCAAACGAATCTTGACAGACACAATTCTCCTGAATTAATTGTTGTGTGATTGTGCTCGTCACCGGGAGCGTGGGGGCACACTCGGTCCGAAAGCCTTCTAATGCTGTAGCGCCTGATTAGAGGGTCGGGCGAGTACAGACTCGACTAACCATTCTGTCAGATATTTCGGCATAGTGTGACCACGTTCCGTTGCCGGTCCTCAGCCGTTCATGCGGTCGCGCCAGCCCAGCCAGCGCTTGACCTTCGCGATGTCA is part of the Mycetocola zhujimingii genome and encodes:
- the rpsP gene encoding 30S ribosomal protein S16, giving the protein MSVKIRLKRMGKIRAPYYRIVVADSRTKRDGRVIEEIGKYHPTENPSFIEVKSDRAQYWLSVGAQPTEQVAALLKLTGDWGKFKGDKDAVSTVKVKEPKVPFVADEKKKPVLKPKAEKPAVKEEAPAADETAAEEDKA